The DNA region TCGCGCTCGGCTTTACTGTTTGCTAAACTACGTCCCCAAATCGCAGGATTACGGCTGGACGGAGCTGCCGGAGCTCGACTTCTGCGCAGCCCCGAGCTACCCAATTACAATTATCGGATCCAATTTATCCACTAATATTGTCAACGTTTTGCCACTCGATAAGGCTCCCATTGCAGTCAGGCTTAAGTTTTAGGGGAGGGAGAAAGACCACGCCATAAAGCTGTATCAAAATTTGGACAGGGCATTGCTGGAAAGATTACGGACAAATATTACTCTGGAGAATTACGTTCTTGCTGTGGCTGGCTGCCAAAAAGGTGCCAGTTCCCAAATGTCTTACTGTTCCCAGCACAGGGAAGGGGGCAGGACTCCCAGGCCACTTCAGCCAGCTAAGACCTATATTCCAGCCTGTGGGGGGAAAAATATTAAACCGCcaacaaggagagaaaaaaaaaaaaaaaatcagctttggaaTTAGTTACCAGGGGCAATTTCATATTCCACAGTCTGGTGGGCAAAGGTGGTGACACACTCTGACTCCTAAAAAAACGAGAAAAAGAGAGTGGAGGGAGATGAAACCCCATCCAGCTGTGAGCACTGGTGCAGCACTACCATGTTACACgctctctgctccctcctcccgttCTGCACCCCAAACCTGCCTCTGCGACGCCCCCTCTCCTGCCTGCGGCTATCGTCTGCTCCCCTGCCGACCCCCCGGCATCCTTCGAGGCTCTGAACTGCTCCGGCTCTCGGCTCTCCCTTCCTTTGGGTTTCTACCTCTCTTCTCCACGGCTCTGCACCTCCGAGGCCCCCCAGGGTCTTTCGCCCCCCCCTCACGGACGAGCCCACCGGGCTTCGACAGCTTCACCCGCCGCTCAGCGCACAAAGGTCCAGACGCCGGCACCCTCCCTACGGCCCCTTCGCCCCGGTGgtccccctgccttccccccacggctctgcccccgAGCCAGGAGCCCACGGCTCGCCTCAGCCCCCgaccccagcatccccacccctccccgccatCCTCACCCCACACCGGCTGTccttgctccccccaccccacccagctccctcccagccctgttCACCCATCACTGCCCCACGGTACAGCCCGAACCCCTCGCtctgccaccccacagcccctgccccacgcgGCTACCCCGCCTGTCTCCCAaacgtccccagccccacacacctCCTTGGGCCCACTGCAGAGTctcccagccccacacctccGCTGCCACCATGCATCCCCTCAGTCTCCCATATCCCTTCAGCCCCAGGCTGCCTGATCCCCAGCCCCAGACATCCCCTCAGCCCCACACTACCAGACCCCCAACCACAAAaaccccctcagccccacagagccctcagccccacacTGCCTGGACCCATccccacagagccctcagccccacagaCCCCTCAGCCCCTCACTGCGTGGCCCCACccccacagagccctcagccccacagagccctcagcccctCACTGCCTGGACCCATCCCCACAGACCCCTCAGCCCCACACTGCCTGGACCCATccccacagagccctcagccccacagagccctcagccccacagagccctcagccccacacTGCCTGGACCCATccccacagagccctcagccccacagagccctcagccccacagagccctcagccccacactgcctggatccagccccacagaccccccagccccacagagccctcagccccacagagccctcagccccacacTGCCTGGACCcatccccacagaccccccagccccacagagccctcagccccacacTGCCTCACTCCATccccacagagccctcagccccacagaCCCCTCAGCCCCTCACTGCCTGGACCCATccccacagagccctcagccccacactgcctggacccagccccacagaccccccagccccacagagccctcagccTCACACTGCCTGGACCcatccccacagaccccccagccccacagaccccccagccccacagacccctcAGCCCCACACTGCCTGGACCCATccccacagagccctcagccccacagagccctcagccccacagagccctcagccccacacTGCCTGGACCCATCCCCACAgacccctcagccccacagagccctcagccccacacTGCCTGGACCcatccccacagaccccccagccccacagacccctcAGCCCCACACTGCCTCACTCCATccccacagagccctcagccccacagagccctcagccccacacTGCCTCACTCCATCCCCTCAGCCCCACACTGCCTCACTCCATCCCCACAGAGCCCTCAGTGCTCGACTgccctcagcccccgccccgcaccccctCAGCCCCGCGCTGCCGGTCCCCCGGCGCCGCtcggctcccgcccgccccgctcgccccccctcccgccgccgccgcaccttCAGCTCCGCCGCCTCCGCCATCTTGGGACATGGCAGCCGCCGCGCAGGGACCGAGACAaactccgcgccccgccgcggccgcacggcgcaggggagggggacagagctggggcgggggggaaccgTGGGCAGGGAGCGTCGCGCAACTCCGCGCCCGCCGCGCAGCCGCAACGCCACGCCCACTCCGCCTCGCCACGCCCACTCCACCTCGCCACGCCCCCGGGACGGGTTGGGAGGGGGCTGCCCCGAGGGGTAACGAGTCCGGTATAGGGCTGGTGCTATACGGGACTGGTGCTATAGGGGGCTGGTGCTATAGGGGACTGGTGCTATAGGGGACTGGTGCTGTAGGGGACTGGTGCTGTAGGGGACTGGTGCTATAGGGGGCTGGTGCTATAGGGGACTGGTGCTATAGGGGGCTGGTGCTATAGGGGACTGGTGCTGTAGGGGGCTGGTGCTATAGGGGGCTGGTGCTGTAGGGGGCTGGTGCTATAGGGGACTGATGCTGTAGGGGGCTGGTGCTGTAGAGGACTGGTGCTATAGGGGGCTGGTGCTGTAGGGGGCTGGTGCTGTATGGGGTTGGTGCTATAGGGGACTGGTGCTATAGGGGGCTGGTGGTGTAGGGGACTGGTGCTGTAGGGGACTGGTGCTATAGAGGACTGGTGCTGTATGGGGTTGGTGCTGTAGGGGGCTGGTGCTGTATGGGGTTGGTGCTATAGGGGACTGGTGCTATAGGGGACTGGTGCTGTAGGGGACTGGTGCTGTATGGGGTTGGTGCTATAGGGGACTGGTGCTGTATGGGGTTGGTGCTATAGGGGGCTGGTGCTGTAGGGGACTGGTGCTGTGTGGGGCTGGTTCAGTATAGGGACTGGTGCTGTACAGGGACCAGTCCTGGCCTGCAGCCTGCCCAGCACTGGTACCGGGGCCCAGGGTGGGTGCCGTGAGCCCACCTCCCGCCCGGGACCCCCACCCGGGATCCCCGCCCGGTacccccacccgggacccccgCGCGATACCCCCAGCCGGTACCCCCGCCCGGTACCCCCGCCCGGTACCCCCGCCCGGGACCCCCGCCCGGTACCCCCAGCCGGTACCCCCGCTCGGTACCCCCGCTCGGTACCCCCGCCCGGTACCCCCGCCCGGTAtccccacccgggacccccgcccgggacccccagccgggacccccagCTCGACCCTCCCCGCGgccgacccccccgccccgggatgCGGACGGGCACACGGGCTGGGCACAGGCGGCCGTTCCAGTTTAATGGCTTGGGGGGCGCTGGGAGCGGCCGGTCCTGCGCTCACTCCGGCCGCAGGATGCGCAGCAGCAGGGCGTGCACCCCCTCGTCCATGAAGCCCTGCGGGAGGAGAGCCTTGCCGGGGGCCGGACCCAAACTGGGGGCCGGGCTCCGAACTGGTATTTTCCAGCACTGCAGCCAAaattgccccccccccgccaaggtCACCCCCAAGCGAGGGGGACGCGGGGTCCCACCTGGGCAGCGTTGAGCAGGTGGGTCCTGTAGACCGCCACGATGTCCCGGTGGTTCTTCTGCTGGAcctgggaaggagaagaggaaggtgggGTGACGAAGAGGGTGACGAGGTGACAGTGGGTGACACtgggtgctggcacccacctccagctggagctggagccggGCGCTCTGGCCGCGGAGCCCCAGCACCTCCGCCGACAGCTTCTCCGTCTCCACCAGCAGCTTCTTCATCTGGGGTCAGGGACCGGGGGGGCAACGTCGGGGCGCTGGTGGGGACCGGCCGGTCCCCGTCACCCCCCGGGGCTGTCCCTTGgctgcccggctgcccccccccaaatttggctGGAAGATGGACCCGGGTGGGAAGAAGCTCCTGGTCGCCCCAGAGatccccgggcagcccccggccccccaaacccctgaggTGGGGCGAGGGGTGATGGGCAATGggacgggaggggaggggtgcggggatggggacgcggtggggacggggatgggaaggggacggtgatgggaaggggatggcgatgggaaggggatgggaaggggacggtgatgggaaggggatgggaaggggatggtgatgggaaggggatggcgatgggaagaggatgggaaggggatggtgatgggaaggggatgggaaggggatggcGATGGGAAGAGGATGGTGATGGGAAGGGGACggtgatgggaaggggatggtgatgggaaggggatggcgatgggaagaggatgggaaggggatggtgatgggaaggggatgggaaggggatggcGATGGGAAGAGGATggtgatgggaaggggatggtgatgggaaggggatggcgatgggaagaggatgggaaggggatggtgatgggaaggggatgggaaggggatggcGATGGGAAGAGGATggtgatgggaaggggatggtgatgggaaggggatggcgatgggaaggggatgggaagaGGATGGTGATGGGAAGGGGACGGTGATGGGAAGGGGACggtgatgggaaggggatggtgatgggaaggggatggcgatgggaaggggatggcgatgggaaggggatggtgaTGGGGACGCGATGGGGACAgtgatgggaaggggatggtgaTGGGAAGGGCCCCCGTCCCTCCAGCCCGCGTCCCAGGCCAGCCCAGCCCTTACCTTCCCCTCCTTGTCCCGGCAGGCCCTGGAGAGCTCGCCCGCCCTCGCCCGCAGGCTCCCCACGCTCCGCTCCAGCCCCTCCGCCTTCTCCCGCAGCTCCCGCGCCTCCCGCTCCCGCTCGgccgcccgggccgccgccgcctccttcGCCCGCctctcctccgccgccgccgcccgccagcGCTCGGCCTCGGcccccggcggcccccgcggctccccggggagctcccggccgcgcagggcggcggcggtgccggcgagCCGCTCCAGCAGTCGCGGCACACGGGGACCCGGCGCCGTCCccagctcctccgccagttcGCCCAGTGCATCCTCCAGCTCGCCCAGTAGCCCTGCCCCGTCCTTGTCCCCGTCTCCGTGGGTGCCATCACCCTCCATCTCTGCAACGAGTTGCAAGGCCTCATGCTGGGACCTCACCAGCCCGTCCAGCTTGCGGTGCAGCTCCTGCAGGatgccggcaccggcaccggcatcgCCGGCCGCCTCCCGCGCCTTCTCGCCCACCCCATCCCGCAGGGCCGCCagctcccgccgctgccccgccagCTTCCGCCGCAGCCTCGCCGCCTCCTCCCGCTCGGCTGCCAGCGCCCGGGCCAGGGCGGCCGCTCCAGAACCTTCCGCCGCCGGTTCGGCAGCGGGGtcctgctcccgcagcccccgcagctcCTCCCGCAGCCGCTCCCGCTCGCGCCCCAGCCgcgccagctcccccagcagcgTCCCGTTGCGCTCCTTGAGCTCCAGCATCTCCTTCTCCAAGCTCCCACCCTCCTCTCGGCTCTTCCCACCCGGAGCCGGCTCCGTGCCGTTCACCGGGCACGGGGAAGGCGCCGTCCCGGCGAGCGGCCGCGCCGGCTCCCGCCGGAGGTTTTCCAGGAGGACGCGGGATTCCTCGAGCATCTTGGCGTGGGTCTCGTCGGCGCGGCTCAGCgcctgctccagccccaccaccatCTTCTCCCAAGCCGCCAGGCTTTTCCGGACGGCGTCCGCCGACACCACCTCGTAGTGCAGTTTGCTCCGCAGggcttcctccacctccttccgCAGCCCCTTGCTCCGGGTGAAGGCGCTCGCCTTCGCCGCCCGCATTTTGGCACACTCGTCCCCCAGCCAGGTCAGGAACGGGGCCAGCGCCGGCGCCACGTCACCACCATTGAGCTGTGCCGCCGGCTGTCCTCCATCCCCCTCTTCCTCGgccatcatcctcttcctcagctccCCCAGGTGCTGGGCCAGGAGGGCCAGGCAGGCGCCATCCTCATCCTCCACCCCGGCACCGGCTTCGCACCCGGGCAGGAGCCGCGCCAGCTCCCGCACCCGCTGCCGGATGCTGTCGGCGGCGGCCGCCAACCGCTGGCATTCCCGCGTCTTCCTCGCCAGCCGCTCCTGCAGCCGCCGCACCCGCCGGGCATCGCACCCATCCTGctgctcttcatcctcctcctcctcctcctcactgtcGCTGCCCGGGGTCCCCTCTCCCCGGCTTCCCACCTGCGGCGCGGGGTCCCTGGCACAGCCGGTGCCGTTCTCTGCCGGGGGGAAAAGAAACAATCCCCTTTTTCccgtttttttcccctaaaacaaGCAGCTGGGCGAGGCCGGATGGGTGACGGGGGTGGGGGCGGTGGCGGGTGGGGGCTCAcctctccccccgccgcgggcgcCGCGCAGGAGCCGCCGGAGCGCGCGGCTGGGGGTCTGTCCCGCGTAGTGCCCGCCGCCCTCGTCCCCCACGGCCGCCCCGTGGCTCAGCAGCAGCTCGGCCGACTCCAGGCTGCCGTGCTCGCGGGCCAGCGTCAGGGCGGTCCTGCGGGAGCGTGGCACGGTGCCACGATGGCACGGTGGCACGGTGGCACAGTGGCACGGTGCCATGGTGGCACAGTGCCATGGTGGCACAGTGGCACGGTGGCACGGTGCCATGGTGGCACGGTGCCATGGTGGCACAGTGGCACGGTGGCACAGTGCCATGGTGGCACAGTGGCACGGTGGCATGGTGGCACAGTGGTACgggtccctccccacccctctcccccccctccctggggactGCTCTCCACAGCGGTGGCTTTCCACGGACACCGgggtcccttggggacaggggacaaCACCGGAGCTGTCTTTGCACCGGGCATCTCCAGGGTCCCCATGGAGCAGAGCCATCGAGCCATCGCCCCGGGCATGGGGGCAGAGCAGAGAGCCCCCCTCCCCGTCACCCCCAGACTGTCCTACAAGTGTCCCCCGTCCCCGCGGCCACTCACTTCTTGTCCTTGTCGGCCAGGGTGGGGTCGGCCCCtctctgcaggagctgggtgcaGATGGCAGCGTGGTTCCCCCGCGCCGCCAGCATCAGGGGGGTCTGCCCGTGCTGGGGGGGACGCGGAGGCGCCCGTCAGCCCCCGccgtcccctgtcaccccctgccaccccctcgGTCCCCACTCACGGCATCGGTGACGTCCAGGAGGGCCTCGTGGTCGCAGAGCAGCAGCACGCTGGAGGCGCAGCCCGAGGAGGCTGCGGGGGGGCCGCGTCAGCGCGGGGGGCTGCTCTCTTGGGGGGTCAGATGGGCCCCCCCGAAAGAGCCTTCAGCGctgccccccctcccagcccggcccggggccccggcactcACCAGCCCAGTGCAGTGGGGTTCGGTTCTGCCCGTCCACGTGGCCCTCGTTGGCACCATACTGGGGGGCACAGCGGGCATGGACCCTCCCCGAGCTGGGGACAGGACCcggcgccctgccctgcccctccccagcctATTCCCACCCTCATCCTCCCCGCTGCctccacccctgtccccatccccaccccggtccttgtcctcatcctcatccctatccccagccccagctccagccccatccctgcccctgtccccatccctgtccttgtccccatccttaTCCctatctccatccccatctccatccccacctccatccccacctccatccTCAGCTCCATCCTCATCCCCCCCTCTGCATcctcatccccaccccatccccatccctgcccttgtccccaccccatccccatcctcatccctgtccttTTCCCCATCCTTATCCCTatctccatccccagctccatccccagctccatcctcatccctgtccttgttcccatcctcatccctgtccccatccccatccatgCCCTTGTCCTCACTctatccccatcctcatccctgtccttTTCCCCATCCTTATCCCTatctccatccccagctccatccccagctccatcctcatccctgtccttgttcccatcctcatccctgtccccatccccatccatgCCCTTGTCCTCACTctatccccatcctcatccctgtccttTTCCCCATCCttatccccagctccatccccagctccatccctatctccatccccaccccatccccgtccctgtccttGTTCCCATCCCCGTCCTTGTTCCCATccccgtccttgtccccatccctgtccttgtccccaccccaccccggtccccgtccccgtcccagcTCGTACCTGCAGCAGGACCTTGACGCACTGGGGCTGGCAGGCGATGGTGGCCAGATGCAGAGCGGTGCTGCCTGCAAGAGACCCGTGGGCTGGGCACCGGCAGCCgagggggacaccggggacacggccagtggggaccccccaggggacATCTCGCCTTGGGGACATCTTGCCCCGACACGGCAGGACAGGGCGCTCCCCCGGGGCTCGGTGCCTTGGGGTGCAGGTCTGGGGTATGCTCAGCCCTTCGCCATCACccggaggggacacggggaccgcACCCTGTcgctgtgtccccccccgtgccAGGAGGTGTCCCCACCGGTGTCCCCCACTTACCGTCATCGTTCTTCTCGTTAACGGGGGCCCCGTGGGCCAGCAGCAGCGTCAGGCACTCGGTGAGACCCTTGGATGCGGCCAGGTGGAAGCTGGAGAAGGGCGAGAGGTGGCTGCCACCGAGGTCCCCATGcgccaccccagggacccccgtgcccccccgggGGCTGACGTACGCGGATTGCCCCACGGCGTTGAGCTTGGCGGGCCGGGCCGTTTTACGGGAGGCGAGGGCGGACACCCTGCCCACGTCGCCCTTCTCCACCGCTTCCAAAAGCTTCTGGTCCTGCTTGTTCCAGCTCTCAACCTGGGGGGTGGCGAGCGgctccgggggggctgcggggacgggacccccaccctgccccgccgggcggcGAGGGCAAACTGAGGCACGGGTTCTCCACGTGCCGCGGCAGAGGCAGCGCTTCGGGGCTGACCCCTCTTTTAGGACGTGCCCCCCAAGtgcctccctctgcagcagcGCAGagccatgcctcagtttccccacttgtTGGGGTGCTCCAGCAGGGATGGGGCGCTGGGGACCCCGAGTCCCTGCGGAGCCTGGCCCTGGGCGCCGGCCGGGGAAGGCGAGGTGAGGCAGAGCGTgtccctgcctgcgcctgcccgGCTGGTTTGTcgggctgccgccgcgccgcgccgggctccGCCGcggtgcagggtgtgggtgggCACCGGAGCCGAGCACCGGGAcggggggccaggctgggcatcGGGACCCGCAGCAGGGCCAGGTTTGGGGACAAGCTCTGGGGCCGGGCGCTGGGGCTCAGGGCTGAGCATCGGGGCCGGGATTGGAGCCGGCATTGGGGCGGGATTGGAGCTGGGATTGGGATTGCAGCCGGCATCGGAGCTGGCATCGGGGCTGGGATTCGGGTTGGGATTGCAGCTGGCATTGGAGCTGGGATTGGGATTGCAGCTGGCATCGGAGCTGGCATCGGGGCTGGGATTCGGGTTGGGATTGCAGCCGGCATCAGGGCCGGCATCGGGGCTGGGATTGCAGCCGGCATCGGGGCTGGGATTGGGGCCAGGATTGCAGCTGGCATTGGAGCTGGGATTGGGGCTGGGATTGGGATTGCAGCTGGCATCAGGGCCAGGATTGGGGCCAGGATTGGGATTGCAGCCGGCATCGGGGCTGGTATCGGCGCTGGGATTAGGATTGCAGCCGGCATCGGGGCTGGGATTGGGGCCAGGATTGCAGCTGGCATTGGAGCTGGGATTGGGGCTGGGATTGGGATTGCAGCCGGCATCAGGGCCGGCATCGGGGCAGGGATTGCAGCCAGCATCGGGGCCAGGATTGAGGCCGGGATTGCAGCCGGCATCGGGGCTGGGATTGGGGCTGGGATTGGGATTGCAGCTGGCATCGGGGCTGGGATTGGGATTGCAGCCGGCATCGGGGCAGGGCCGGTGCTGAGCACCACGGCCGGCTGCGGTTCAGGACCGGC from Calonectris borealis chromosome 29, bCalBor7.hap1.2, whole genome shotgun sequence includes:
- the ANKRD35 gene encoding LOW QUALITY PROTEIN: ankyrin repeat domain-containing protein 35 (The sequence of the model RefSeq protein was modified relative to this genomic sequence to represent the inferred CDS: deleted 1 base in 1 codon) → MPSLAPRPGARLRCPPTPCTAAEPGAARRQPDKPAGQAQAGTRSASPRLPRPAPRARLRRDSGSPAPHPCWSTPTSGETEAWLCAAAEGGTWGARPKRGVSPEALPLPRHVENPCLSLPSPPGGAGWGSRPRSPPEPLATPQVESWNKQDQKLLEAVEKGDVGRVSALASRKTARPAKLNAVGQSAFHLAASKGLTECLTLLLAHGAPVNEKNDDGSTALHLATIACQPQCVKVLLQYGANEGHVDGQNRTPLHWAASSGCASSVLLLCDHEALLDVTDAHGQTPLMLAARGNHAAICTQLLQRGADPTLADKDKKTALTLAREHGSLESAELLLSHGAAVGDEGGGHYAGQTPSRALRRLLRGARGGGRENGTGCARDPAPQVGSRGEGTPGSDSEEEEEEDEEQQDGCDARRVRRLQERLARKTRECQRLAAAADSIRQRVRELARLLPGCEAGAGVEDEDGACLALLAQHLGELRKRMMAEEEGDGGQPAAQLNGGDVAPALAPFLTWLGDECAKMRAAKASAFTRSKGLRKEVEEALRSKLHYEVVSADAVRKSLAAWEKMVVGLEQALSRADETHAKMLEESRVLLENLRREPARPLAGTAPSPCPVNGTEPAPGGKSREEGGSLEKEMLELKERNGTLLGELARLGRERERLREELRGLREQDPAAEPAAEGSGAAALARALAAEREEAARLRRKLAGQRRELAALRDGVGEKAREAAGDAGAGAGILQELHRKLDGLVRSQHEALQLVAEMEGDGTHGDGDKDGAGLLGELEDALGELAEELGTAPGPRVPRLLERLAGTAAALRGRELPGEPRGPPGAEAERWRAAAAEERRAKEAAAARAAEREREARELREKAEGLERSVGSLRARAGELSRACRDKEGKMKKLLVETEKLSAEVLGLRGQSARLQLQLEVQQKNHRDIVAVYRTHLLNAAQGFMDEGVHALLLRILRPE